In Vigna angularis cultivar LongXiaoDou No.4 chromosome 8, ASM1680809v1, whole genome shotgun sequence, one DNA window encodes the following:
- the LOC108345794 gene encoding transcription factor TCP5 isoform X2 produces MINSIKEADFPLKQEGVSSSDHEKAKASSSSSSQWLKLKDPRIVRVSRAFGGKDRHSKVCTVRGLRDRRVRLSVPTAIHLYDLQDRLGLNQPSKVVDWLLNAAKHEIDELPPLPIPPDIHSINVVPIPSTLALSTGNTTTPQILVCPSGATQPYFPSHVAAMEMNARQLNHYQMLTSGSQNLFANSSQQLMSQSGKVPFSLVRPKLFHSPNSSESHSRKDQDFPSK; encoded by the exons ATGATCAATAGTATAAAAGAAGCAGATTTTCCACTGAAACAGGAAGGTGTTTCTTCAAGTGATCATGAAAAGGCAAAGGCTTCATCGAGTTCATCTTCTCAGTGGCTGAAACTGAAGGATCCAAGGATTGTTCGTGTGTCTCGAGCCTTTGGAGGAAAAGACAGGCACAGCAAAGTGTGCACAGTAAGAGGGCTAAGAGATAGGAGAGTGAGGCTTTCAGTGCCAACAGCAATTCATCTCTACGACCTTCAAGATAGGCTTGGACTGAATCAACCCAGCAAGGTTGTTGATTGGTTGCTGAATGCAGCAAAACACGAAATTGATGAACTTCCACCACTTCCAATTCCTCCAG ATATACACAGCATTAATGTAGTTCCAATCCCCTCAACTTTGGCTCTATCAACTGGGAATACTACTACTCCTCAGATTTTGGTGTGTCCTTCTGGAGCAACACAGCCATATTTCCCTTCACATGTTGCAGCAATGGAGATGAATGCGAGACAACTCAACCACTATCAGATGCTGACTTCAGGATCTCAAAATCTCTTCGCAAATTCATCTCAACAACTCATGAGCCAATCTGGGAAAGTGCCATTCAGCTTGGTTAGGCCTAAACTTTTCCATTCTCCTAACAGCAGTGAAAGTCATTCTCGTAAAGACCAGGATTTTCCTTCCAAGTGA
- the LOC108345794 gene encoding transcription factor TCP13 isoform X1: MINSIKEADFPLKQEGVSSSDHEKAKASSSSSSQWLKLKDPRIVRVSRAFGGKDRHSKVCTVRGLRDRRVRLSVPTAIHLYDLQDRLGLNQPSKVVDWLLNAAKHEIDELPPLPIPPGNFTLGYPSLVACNEVSTSREGSGQNTNTLWKSKSGEMVSDKANWINRNEEDNSNNNNNTNTAGDCDNKHCHGAHVFSNNLLPRPNHPSFLGLMNTMPSLGYQWETNSGDVAHWANHGFVNQTDIHSINVVPIPSTLALSTGNTTTPQILVCPSGATQPYFPSHVAAMEMNARQLNHYQMLTSGSQNLFANSSQQLMSQSGKVPFSLVRPKLFHSPNSSESHSRKDQDFPSK, from the coding sequence ATGATCAATAGTATAAAAGAAGCAGATTTTCCACTGAAACAGGAAGGTGTTTCTTCAAGTGATCATGAAAAGGCAAAGGCTTCATCGAGTTCATCTTCTCAGTGGCTGAAACTGAAGGATCCAAGGATTGTTCGTGTGTCTCGAGCCTTTGGAGGAAAAGACAGGCACAGCAAAGTGTGCACAGTAAGAGGGCTAAGAGATAGGAGAGTGAGGCTTTCAGTGCCAACAGCAATTCATCTCTACGACCTTCAAGATAGGCTTGGACTGAATCAACCCAGCAAGGTTGTTGATTGGTTGCTGAATGCAGCAAAACACGAAATTGATGAACTTCCACCACTTCCAATTCCTCCAGGTAACTTCACCCTTGGTTATCCATCTCTTGTTGCTTGTAATGAAGTTAGCACCTCTCGTGAAGGTTCAGGCCAAAACACAAACACTTTGTGGAAATCAAAGTCAGGAGAAATGGTTAGTGATAAAGCAAATTGGATAAAcagaaatgaagaagataacagtaataataataataatactaatactgCTGGTGATTGTGATAATAAACACTGTCATGGTGCACatgttttttcaaataatcTCTTGCCAAGACCAAACCATCCTTCATTTTTGGGGTTGATGAACACCATGCCATCACTTGGTTACCAATGGGAGACTAATTCAGGTGATGTTGCTCATTGGGCAAACCATGGATTTGTTAATCAAACAGATATACACAGCATTAATGTAGTTCCAATCCCCTCAACTTTGGCTCTATCAACTGGGAATACTACTACTCCTCAGATTTTGGTGTGTCCTTCTGGAGCAACACAGCCATATTTCCCTTCACATGTTGCAGCAATGGAGATGAATGCGAGACAACTCAACCACTATCAGATGCTGACTTCAGGATCTCAAAATCTCTTCGCAAATTCATCTCAACAACTCATGAGCCAATCTGGGAAAGTGCCATTCAGCTTGGTTAGGCCTAAACTTTTCCATTCTCCTAACAGCAGTGAAAGTCATTCTCGTAAAGACCAGGATTTTCCTTCCAAGTGA